From the genome of Nitrosomonas sp., one region includes:
- the gcvPB gene encoding aminomethyl-transferring glycine dehydrogenase subunit GcvPB: MLIFEHARPGRRNYSQAPTTTASIDGIPDNFLRKKQPLLPEVSEMDTVRHYTRLSQKNFSIDTEFYPLGSCTMKYNPRACNSLAMLPQYLSRHPLAPNDTGQGFLACMYDLQEILKDVTGMAGISLAPMAGAQGELIGVMMIRAYHESRGDFARTEIIVPDAAHGTNPATAVMCGFKVVEIATDKEGNVDLDALKAAVGPQTAGLMLTNPSTLGVFEENVTEMSRVVHQAGGLLYYDGANLNAVLGKVKPGDMGFDVIHINLHKTFSTPHGGGGPGSAPVGVAKRLLPFLPVPFVTQENGKYRWVNEKEQPQSIGRLSAHMGNAGVLLRAYIYVRLLGRDGMHRIAEFATLNANYLMAELKKSGFEIAYPTRRASHEFIVTLKDIKEKTGVTAMNLAKRLLDKGFHAPTTYFPILVPECLLIEPAETESKQTLDAFVTAMKEILTEIQEQPDFVKNAPHTMPLRKLDDVKAARELDLCWKPDT; encoded by the coding sequence ATGCTGATATTTGAACATGCACGCCCTGGGCGACGTAATTATTCTCAAGCACCGACAACAACAGCAAGTATTGACGGTATTCCAGATAATTTTCTGCGAAAAAAACAGCCTTTGTTGCCAGAAGTCTCTGAAATGGATACCGTACGCCACTATACACGGTTATCACAAAAGAATTTCTCGATAGATACTGAATTCTATCCTTTGGGTTCATGTACCATGAAATATAACCCGCGCGCGTGCAACTCACTGGCAATGCTGCCACAATATTTGAGTAGACATCCCCTCGCTCCAAATGATACCGGTCAGGGCTTTCTTGCCTGTATGTACGACTTACAGGAAATTTTAAAAGACGTAACCGGCATGGCCGGCATTAGCCTTGCACCGATGGCCGGTGCACAGGGCGAGTTGATCGGTGTCATGATGATACGCGCATACCATGAATCCCGCGGCGACTTTGCCCGTACCGAAATTATCGTACCGGATGCAGCGCACGGCACCAATCCCGCAACTGCAGTCATGTGCGGTTTCAAAGTTGTTGAAATTGCTACTGACAAGGAAGGCAACGTCGACCTGGATGCCCTAAAAGCAGCTGTAGGACCGCAAACTGCGGGCTTAATGTTGACAAATCCCTCCACCCTCGGCGTGTTTGAAGAAAATGTCACTGAAATGAGCCGTGTTGTTCATCAGGCAGGCGGTTTGTTATATTATGATGGCGCCAATTTGAACGCCGTACTGGGTAAGGTAAAACCCGGTGATATGGGGTTCGATGTCATACATATTAATCTGCATAAAACTTTTTCAACCCCTCACGGCGGTGGCGGACCGGGTTCGGCGCCGGTAGGCGTAGCCAAACGTCTATTGCCATTTCTGCCGGTACCATTTGTGACACAGGAAAACGGCAAATACCGCTGGGTAAACGAAAAAGAACAGCCACAGTCGATTGGACGTCTGTCGGCACATATGGGCAATGCTGGCGTATTATTACGTGCTTATATTTATGTTCGTCTTTTGGGCAGAGATGGCATGCACCGAATTGCTGAATTTGCCACATTGAACGCCAATTATTTAATGGCAGAACTGAAAAAGTCCGGTTTCGAGATCGCCTACCCTACCCGCCGGGCAAGTCACGAATTTATCGTAACGCTGAAAGACATCAAGGAAAAAACCGGCGTTACCGCCATGAATCTTGCCAAACGGCTGCTGGATAAAGGCTTTCATGCTCCGACAACCTATTTCCCGATTCTGGTTCCGGAATGCTTGTTAATTGAACCTGCCGAAACGGAATCAAAACAAACACTGGACGCTTTCGTAACGGCCATGAAAGAAATCCTGACTGAAATTCAGGAACAGCCTGATTTTGTTAAAAACGCACCCCATACTATGCCATTAAGAAAGCTTGACGACGTTAAGGCAGCACGCGAACTGGATCTTTGCTGGAAACCGGACACCTAA
- a CDS encoding polyketide cyclase: MFGLLKQTPVVGKANALIHNPSDKLFNFIGIDLLENYPRWSPEVKELEKLTDGPVSIGTLCRQVRVDQGNRSESTFKVTVFDAGSRICFEGVSNPYRCDYMIETVNEQTSRVTFVFELLDLELHMKPFEKLIRIAVQDGTERTVHNIKKIIEAENAETA, translated from the coding sequence ATGTTTGGTTTATTAAAACAAACCCCTGTTGTTGGTAAAGCCAACGCATTGATTCATAATCCATCTGACAAACTGTTTAATTTTATCGGCATCGATCTGCTTGAAAATTACCCACGTTGGTCGCCGGAAGTAAAAGAACTAGAAAAATTGACAGATGGTCCAGTCAGCATTGGAACGCTGTGCCGCCAGGTGCGTGTTGATCAGGGAAACCGTTCGGAATCAACATTCAAGGTTACGGTGTTTGACGCGGGTTCGCGGATCTGTTTCGAAGGTGTTTCAAATCCGTACCGCTGTGACTATATGATAGAAACGGTGAATGAACAGACCAGTCGAGTGACTTTCGTGTTTGAGTTGCTTGATCTGGAGTTGCACATGAAACCTTTTGAGAAGCTCATCCGCATTGCTGTTCAAGATGGCACTGAAAGAACAGTGCATAATATTAAAAAAATAATTGAAGCTGAAAATGCAGAAACCGCTTAA
- the gcvH gene encoding glycine cleavage system protein GcvH, whose product MSIPTDLKYTKSHEWVKTEANGTVSVGITHHAQELLGDMVFIELPQVGDTFAQKQECAVAESVKAAADVYAPVSGEVVEINSPLVDNPENINQDAFGSWLFKLKPSNPSELDGLLDAAGYQEVLDSEDH is encoded by the coding sequence ATGAGTATTCCAACAGATCTGAAATATACCAAATCACATGAATGGGTTAAAACCGAAGCGAACGGCACAGTCAGCGTAGGTATTACACACCATGCCCAGGAATTACTGGGCGATATGGTTTTTATAGAGTTACCGCAGGTCGGTGACACTTTTGCACAAAAACAGGAATGTGCCGTCGCGGAATCTGTCAAGGCTGCCGCAGATGTTTATGCGCCGGTCTCGGGTGAGGTTGTAGAAATCAATTCACCGCTTGTCGATAATCCTGAAAACATTAATCAAGATGCTTTTGGCTCCTGGTTATTCAAATTAAAACCAAGCAATCCATCAGAATTGGACGGATTACTGGATGCAGCCGGCTATCAAGAAGTTCTGGATAGCGAAGATCACTAA
- the tpx gene encoding thiol peroxidase: protein MVTHLGNPIRIDGVFPKVGQKAPAFSLVNRDLADVTLENFSGKKKVLNIVPSLDTPVCALSTRKFNEQASNMNNTVVLIIAADLPFAMSRFCDTENLDKVITLSTMRGANFMKDYGVAIAEGPFAGITARAVIVLDESDTIVHAELVPEIADEPNYDAALAALK, encoded by the coding sequence ATGGTCACTCATTTAGGCAATCCAATTCGTATCGACGGTGTTTTTCCCAAAGTTGGTCAGAAGGCACCGGCTTTTTCGCTGGTCAACCGCGACTTGGCCGATGTCACGCTTGAAAATTTTTCCGGAAAGAAAAAAGTACTGAATATTGTTCCAAGTCTAGACACACCGGTCTGCGCACTCTCCACTCGCAAATTCAACGAGCAGGCCAGCAATATGAATAACACGGTTGTCCTCATTATTGCTGCCGATCTACCTTTCGCCATGAGCCGTTTCTGCGATACGGAAAATCTGGATAAAGTGATTACACTCTCAACGATGCGCGGCGCAAATTTCATGAAAGATTACGGCGTGGCTATTGCAGAAGGGCCGTTTGCCGGCATCACGGCACGCGCGGTTATCGTTCTGGATGAATCGGACACAATCGTTCATGCCGAGCTTGTTCCAGAAATTGCTGATGAACCGAACTATGATGCAGCACTGGCTGCATTGAAATAA
- a CDS encoding PAS domain-containing protein yields the protein MDFIVEKDPGLIPQVLSKILDSCINGVTLADPDQEDMPLVYANKAFETITGYSQEETLGKNCRFLQGSDRDQEAVAKLKAAINNKEAVEVTLRNYKKNGELFYNHLMMMPLFDSKDNLLYFLGVQYDATEQVKADEEIKRLRARLQELEK from the coding sequence ATGGACTTTATCGTTGAAAAAGATCCTGGTTTAATACCACAAGTACTATCCAAAATTCTGGATTCTTGTATTAATGGCGTGACCCTGGCAGATCCTGATCAGGAAGACATGCCGCTTGTTTACGCAAACAAAGCATTTGAAACGATTACAGGTTATTCGCAGGAAGAAACGCTGGGTAAAAACTGTCGTTTTTTGCAGGGCAGTGACCGTGATCAGGAAGCGGTTGCCAAATTAAAAGCAGCGATTAACAACAAGGAGGCCGTTGAAGTTACGTTGAGAAATTACAAGAAAAATGGGGAATTGTTTTACAATCATTTGATGATGATGCCGCTTTTCGATTCAAAAGATAACCTGCTTTATTTTCTGGGTGTTCAATACGATGCAACCGAGCAGGTGAAAGCCGACGAAGAAATTAAACGATTACGCGCACGCCTGCAGGAGCTTGAAAAATAG
- the gcvPA gene encoding aminomethyl-transferring glycine dehydrogenase subunit GcvPA, which produces MPFIPHTKEDIAEMLASIGADSIETLFDEIPADLKSGQLKEVPPGLSEMEITRLMMERANQDGFYQNFIGAGAYEHHIPAAVWQITTRGEFYSSYTPYQAEASQGTLQLLYEYQTMMASLTGMDVSNASMYDGATALAEAVLMAVRSHKSSRRILIPQTVHPVYRKVVRAIVSNQKIDIIELPFNQETGRTDPEALEEFGNEDFAAFVIPQPNFFGVLEQVDELTDWAHSKNALAIGVVNPTALALLTPPGEWGSKGADIAVGEGQPLGIPLSSGGPYFGFMACKNSLIRQIPGRIIGRTNDLDGKQGFVLTLQAREQHIRRSKATSNICTNQGLMVTAATIYMSLLGPEGLRRVAEHSHANTINLVQQLEKISGIEKGFTGPFFHEAVLKLSRPVSDVLEILKNKGILAGLSLQEYYPQMENTLLVCATETKTAADIQNYVEQLKQALN; this is translated from the coding sequence ATGCCGTTTATCCCACATACAAAAGAAGATATCGCTGAAATGCTTGCCAGCATTGGTGCAGATTCAATTGAAACACTTTTTGATGAAATTCCAGCCGATTTAAAAAGCGGCCAGTTAAAAGAAGTTCCACCCGGGTTGAGCGAAATGGAAATCACACGGTTAATGATGGAGCGTGCCAACCAGGATGGTTTTTACCAGAATTTTATTGGCGCAGGCGCTTATGAACATCATATCCCTGCTGCAGTCTGGCAAATTACAACCCGTGGTGAATTCTATTCCTCCTATACCCCTTATCAGGCTGAAGCCAGCCAGGGAACACTTCAATTATTGTATGAGTACCAGACAATGATGGCTTCTCTGACCGGCATGGATGTATCCAATGCCAGTATGTATGATGGCGCCACCGCACTTGCTGAGGCTGTTTTAATGGCTGTCCGTTCACATAAATCATCCCGGCGTATTCTAATACCACAAACGGTTCATCCGGTTTACCGAAAAGTTGTACGCGCAATAGTCAGCAACCAGAAAATTGATATTATCGAATTGCCCTTTAATCAGGAAACCGGACGCACAGATCCTGAAGCGCTAGAAGAATTCGGCAACGAAGACTTTGCTGCATTTGTGATTCCGCAGCCCAACTTTTTTGGTGTTCTGGAACAAGTCGATGAACTGACTGACTGGGCACACAGCAAAAATGCGCTCGCTATCGGCGTTGTCAATCCAACGGCTTTAGCGTTATTAACGCCTCCTGGAGAATGGGGCAGCAAGGGAGCGGACATTGCCGTCGGCGAAGGACAGCCATTGGGAATTCCTTTATCCAGCGGCGGTCCTTATTTCGGCTTTATGGCCTGTAAAAATAGTTTAATCCGTCAGATACCCGGAAGAATTATTGGCCGTACTAACGATCTTGATGGAAAACAAGGTTTTGTTTTGACACTACAGGCCCGCGAGCAACATATCCGCAGATCTAAAGCCACTTCAAATATTTGTACCAATCAGGGTTTGATGGTCACTGCCGCGACAATTTACATGTCTTTACTGGGCCCGGAAGGTTTGCGCCGTGTAGCTGAACACTCACATGCAAATACGATAAATCTGGTTCAACAACTCGAAAAAATCTCTGGTATTGAAAAAGGATTTACCGGTCCGTTTTTCCATGAAGCGGTCTTAAAATTATCAAGACCTGTCAGCGATGTACTGGAAATACTTAAAAACAAAGGCATACTGGCAGGACTTAGTCTGCAGGAATATTATCCGCAGATGGAAAATACGCTTTTAGTCTGTGCGACAGAAACGAAAACAGCTGCTGATATACAGAACTATGTTGAACAACTCAAACAGGCACTCAACTAG
- a CDS encoding endonuclease/exonuclease/phosphatase family protein, with product MQLLSWNIQWGRGIDGIVDLQRILKTIRQLGDFDVICLQEVAVNFPGLPGGQIGDQFAELSAGLPDYTAIYGTATDVPDRYNGRNHFGNAVFSRLPVGQVWRHLLPWVAEPATPSMQRILVEAVVTTPFGPIRIMTTHLEYYSQKQREIQIKSIRRLHAEACAMSDRTPQTSEQGSPFEVFSRPVQAILCGDLNFPATANERSQILAPFSNGVPSFLDARSIMYPNEPHAPTVGIHPVNFVDRPECFDHIFVTDGLQRHLRNHNIDTKTQASDHQPVWIELS from the coding sequence ATGCAGTTATTAAGCTGGAACATCCAGTGGGGGCGCGGCATCGATGGCATAGTCGATCTTCAGCGTATCCTAAAAACGATTCGTCAACTGGGTGATTTTGACGTCATTTGCTTACAGGAAGTTGCGGTTAATTTTCCAGGATTACCCGGCGGCCAGATAGGCGATCAATTTGCCGAACTTTCTGCTGGTCTGCCCGATTATACCGCCATATACGGTACAGCAACCGATGTGCCTGATCGCTATAACGGCCGCAACCACTTTGGCAATGCCGTTTTTTCCCGTTTACCTGTCGGACAGGTCTGGCGGCATTTACTTCCCTGGGTAGCCGAACCGGCAACCCCGAGCATGCAGCGGATACTGGTAGAAGCTGTAGTGACGACACCATTCGGCCCTATCCGCATTATGACCACACATCTCGAGTATTACTCTCAGAAACAACGTGAAATCCAGATCAAGTCAATCCGTCGTTTGCATGCCGAAGCATGCGCCATGTCCGATCGCACACCTCAAACTTCTGAACAAGGCAGTCCTTTCGAAGTCTTCTCACGTCCTGTTCAGGCCATACTCTGCGGCGATTTGAATTTTCCGGCTACAGCGAACGAGCGTTCACAAATTCTTGCACCATTTTCAAATGGCGTCCCGTCTTTTCTAGATGCACGATCAATAATGTACCCAAATGAACCGCATGCACCGACAGTCGGCATTCATCCAGTGAATTTTGTTGACCGACCAGAGTGTTTCGATCACATTTTCGTCACCGATGGCTTACAACGTCACCTAAGAAACCACAACATTGACACCAAAACACAAGCGTCCGACCATCAACCCGTGTGGATAGAGTTGTCCTGA
- a CDS encoding FAD-dependent oxidoreductase: MAFLPFYIPRQRRIKVVIVGGGYAGMAALTTLKQYSSDIDITLIDPDDKHLKVTHLHETFRYPLSDLLLPFNVLETRFNCRHIQSVLAVTDELLQQCQENRYLAVGDEIIEFDYLVITTGADKQQSEETENVITLQHFIQTAGSELLLERLSRLEQDELFISVVGAGATGIQFLFEIRQFLSRKRIVAKLRLIYSGDRVLAQFPQGFDTYVQSCLRDLKIECVANTRYRRQTDHQIQLENQQTGEVYELPSQLTCLFLGKRQENLLSANLFGQVVVDQKTLQNIFAAGDCTVFSSLGSNVQSAQSAVRKGKLIARNILRHSGFLKVLEPYLHHDIGYVVNLGPSDAVGWLVSEGNIVTGIPALAIKELVEAQYDLLLKGIDTYVV; this comes from the coding sequence GTGGCGTTTTTGCCATTTTATATACCCAGGCAGAGAAGGATTAAAGTGGTGATAGTCGGCGGCGGCTATGCCGGCATGGCTGCGTTGACGACGTTAAAGCAGTATTCGTCCGATATTGATATCACGCTCATTGATCCTGACGACAAACATCTTAAAGTTACGCATTTGCACGAGACATTTCGTTATCCGTTGTCAGATTTGCTGCTACCCTTTAATGTGCTGGAAACGCGTTTTAATTGCCGGCATATTCAGTCAGTTCTGGCTGTTACGGATGAATTACTGCAGCAGTGTCAGGAGAATCGGTATCTTGCGGTCGGTGATGAGATTATTGAATTTGACTATCTGGTTATAACCACGGGTGCGGACAAGCAGCAGTCCGAAGAAACGGAAAATGTGATCACGTTGCAACATTTCATCCAGACCGCCGGTTCAGAATTACTACTTGAGCGTTTGAGTAGGCTTGAACAGGATGAATTGTTCATTTCAGTAGTGGGCGCAGGTGCGACGGGTATTCAGTTTTTGTTTGAAATCAGACAATTCCTGAGTAGAAAAAGAATTGTTGCCAAATTGCGTTTGATATATTCCGGTGATCGGGTACTTGCGCAGTTTCCGCAAGGATTTGATACTTATGTGCAATCCTGTTTGCGGGATTTGAAAATTGAATGTGTTGCCAATACTCGTTACCGTCGGCAGACTGACCATCAAATTCAGCTCGAAAACCAGCAGACGGGCGAAGTTTATGAACTGCCATCGCAATTGACCTGTCTATTTCTTGGTAAAAGGCAGGAAAACTTGCTGTCAGCAAATCTTTTTGGACAAGTTGTGGTCGATCAAAAAACGTTGCAGAATATCTTCGCTGCGGGCGATTGCACCGTTTTCAGTTCTTTGGGTTCAAATGTTCAATCCGCCCAATCCGCTGTGCGTAAAGGTAAACTGATTGCTAGAAATATTTTGCGCCATTCAGGATTTTTAAAGGTACTTGAGCCCTATCTGCATCATGATATCGGTTACGTGGTCAATCTCGGTCCTTCGGATGCTGTCGGCTGGCTGGTTTCCGAAGGAAATATCGTAACCGGTATTCCCGCACTTGCAATTAAGGAATTGGTAGAGGCTCAATATGATTTACTATTGAAAGGGATTGATACTTATGTGGTTTAA
- a CDS encoding carbohydrate kinase family protein, whose protein sequence is MRTLICGSIAYDNIMVFPDHFKNHILPEKIHVLNVAFLVPEMRREFGGCAGNIAYNLRMLGGEPVMMATVGDDIQPYTERFDQLGLDQSCILHVKDTFTAQAFITTDLADNQITAFHPGAMNFSHLNSINDASHIKLGIIAPDGRDGMIQHAQEFKSAGIPFIFDPGQGLPMFNGDELGEFIDKADYIAVNDYEGQLLQERTGLTLEAIADRTRALIVTLGPEGSIIYTDSKQIRIPSVKPAEIVDPTGCGDAYRAGLLYGIVNDMDWQTAGQLGSLMGALKIAHRGGQNHHFTRDEIDQHYFENFNSRIF, encoded by the coding sequence ATGCGTACTCTGATCTGTGGTTCTATCGCTTATGACAACATTATGGTTTTCCCCGATCATTTTAAAAACCATATTCTTCCCGAAAAAATCCATGTTCTGAATGTCGCCTTTCTGGTACCGGAAATGCGCAGGGAATTCGGAGGGTGCGCCGGAAACATTGCCTACAATCTGAGAATGCTTGGCGGGGAACCTGTCATGATGGCAACTGTCGGCGATGATATTCAACCCTATACCGAACGATTCGATCAACTGGGACTGGATCAGTCATGCATTCTACATGTAAAAGACACTTTCACTGCACAAGCGTTTATTACCACCGATCTGGCCGATAACCAGATCACGGCATTTCATCCAGGCGCAATGAATTTCTCACATTTAAATTCCATTAATGATGCTTCACACATCAAGCTCGGCATTATTGCACCTGACGGTCGCGACGGCATGATACAGCATGCGCAAGAGTTTAAATCAGCGGGCATCCCTTTTATATTCGACCCAGGCCAAGGTTTGCCCATGTTTAATGGAGATGAACTGGGAGAGTTTATTGACAAAGCGGATTATATTGCAGTCAACGATTACGAGGGTCAGTTGCTGCAAGAACGTACCGGCCTTACCCTGGAAGCGATTGCGGACAGAACCCGGGCATTAATTGTCACACTGGGCCCTGAAGGCTCAATCATTTATACAGATAGCAAACAAATCAGAATTCCCAGTGTCAAACCGGCTGAAATCGTCGACCCCACTGGATGCGGCGATGCATATCGCGCCGGTTTGCTCTATGGCATTGTCAATGACATGGACTGGCAAACAGCAGGACAGCTTGGATCACTGATGGGTGCACTCAAAATAGCACACCGCGGCGGACAAAACCACCATTTTACACGTGACGAAATTGACCAGCATTATTTTGAAAATTTTAACAGCCGGATTTTTTAA